AGTAGAATCAGTGATGTCTGATGTGAACCGGTAAAAATCGATCAAATTTATTAACAAAACACTGATGCTGCATATTCTAATTATTCTGGAATAGCTAGCTATTCTTCAAGTATTAGTGGAAATATgtaatttaaattctaatttcaaattttttaatattattaactTTTAAAAGATATATTCGACTGAGTTAATTGGTTCAACCAGTGACTCACCGGTTGACCCAATGATCCAGTACTATGAGCTGCTCGATCACCGGTTCATTACTGACAACTACGATCCCCTGTTTTCTCTCCTCACGAAAAGACCAAAAAGGTTTTCTATGTTAGGTTACATCAGTTTCGAATAGTAATAAGGATAGACGGTCAAAAATTAGACGAGATAGATAAGCGGTCAGAATTGAAAACTAAATGGAGTAACGAACTCTATTTTAGCAAGTAATCAGAATAACGATAacgacaataataataatatctcttCATGCAATTGATGTTCGACAAGTATTTCTCATTTATAGTTCGCCGTAAATAACGCATACcttagaaatttaaaaatttccTTTGAAttgtatattattttataaatttcaatttttttgtgtACCACAAAAATAGAGACAGGACGGATGATACAAAATAGTGAGAAGTTTTTAAAAAGGTTAAACACGAACTCTATCTATGTCGGTGAACAAAGTTACTTATAGTCGTCATCAAGTAAATCTTCGCGGTACAGTAAGGGTTTCGGGTTTAGCAACTGCTTTGGTGAACAAATCCGTGAGGTGACTAGAACACTGTTTTATCAGTTGCCAAGCTTGGGAACGCTGGTCAAGCCGGTTAAATATTTAATACTTAACAAGTGGACTTGTCCGAATAATAGATGGTCTCATTACGAATAGTAGCATTACATAACAGAAATGTACCATTATTCCAAGGCCCAAACTGGTGACCTAACCGGTCGGGTTACTCTATCAATGGTTCGATCTCTGTTTCACCGGTTGAACCAGTTGGTGCGGTCGTATGTGAATAAAATTATACTCTCAGCAACCAATATTTACTTATAATATGGTATACGCATTCTAAGTAATGCTTTCAGAAGATCGAGCAATTCTAAAAGAATATGGAATCAGAACAATAGCTATCATCAGGGATGAATTTAGAGGGGGGCTAGTAGTGGCCTCGGCCCCACAAAATTTTAAGAAACCATACATTTATCTGAGATAtgtatttaaaagataaaaaaatatgttataatttaatagttttatatgtattattttttactATATGATGGATTTATTTCTCAATTATTTAgcttactaatattttttacttaACCAATTTAATATCATACCTTCAAGTCNNNNNNNNNNNNNNNNNNNNNNNNNNNNNNNNNNNNNNNNNNNNNNNNNNNNNNNNNNNNNNNNNNNNNNNNNNNNNNNNNNNNNNNNNNNNNNNNNNNNNNNNNNNNNNNNNNNNNNNNNNNNNNNNNNNNNNNNNNNNNNNNNNNNNNNNNNNNNNNNNNNNNNNNNNNNNNNNNNNNNNNNNNNNNNNNNNNNNNNNNNNNNNNNNNNNNNNNNNNNNNNNNNNNNNNNNNNNNNNNNNNNNNNNNNNNNNNNNNNNNNNNNNNNNNNNNNNNNNNNNNNNNNNNNNNNNNNNNNNNNNNNNNNNNNNNNNNNNNNNNNNNNNNNNNNNNNNNNNNNNNAAGAACTACATGTTAATtatctttattaaaaaaaattatctaaaattcggccctccatattaaaatttttgtatcCATCTCTGGTATCATGTTAACTTTTCTCCATACTAAATACGCCTAATTTGTCCTCCCTTCAAATAATAAAGAAGGCCATTTATAATTACATTTCTCTCTTACTTTTTAAAATAACATGTTGTCATATATTCGTTAacattaattttaatgtattgttATTCCAATTAATTTATTCACTAGAAACTAACTATGTACTATAATTAAAGGAATCTCCTCAGAGTGGTCGCGTTCAAATAGTATTCACATAGTAAATCCCTATTCATCAAACTATTCAAGTAGTAATTCCTTCATATTCAGTTGGAAAATTTATCTATGGGTGAGTTCTACCTATAATTAACCTAACGTAATATATAAATTACCCTTCTTGATGTGTCATCTTTTAAGTGGTCATTATCGTAACTATGGTTGAGTAATTTTGTAATTTGCTATTCGGGATGGGTATTGAaagaatttcttaattttataAGTTGAAAGTTAAATAATAATATTGTTACCTAAGTATTCGTAACAACTTCTTTGAACACAAAatttgttgttgatgactttgGGTTCCCATCTTCGTCCAGAATTGAAATATTGAGGACACTGTGACACTTAACTCTTGACAAAGTAACATAAATTTGACCATGGATGAACACTGATTAAAGCAAGTAAAGTCCCACACGTGATAATGCTTGACCATGACTCTAGTAATTTGGAAATTGCGAAGCATACCATGAATGAAAAATGTCTCCGTCGGTGAAAATTTAATGGCAATCCTGAATCTGACAGGATCGAGTACGTTGTTAGGATGTACACTTTATCTCCAACGTTTCTAATGGTCACTACCGTCCCTTCACGTTACGTTGTTGAGAAGCTTGATAACTTATAATGTTGAGACGTTGCATTCCGTAAAGTTTAGTCTACGTCTCGCAGCAAAATCACGGCGGCTCTTGAACTCAAAGTCCAATTACGGTTGGGTAGTCCCGAACGTTTGATATCATTAACTCACAACGCGGTTCACCACTCTTGTAGTACATCTTAACTTTCATCAACCTGACATATTGTATCAGAACCCGATTACACCATTTTCAGCCCTGGAAAGATTGTCCAGACGAAAGCGTGTACCTTCTTGACACTCTCAAGGGTACCATGACAAAATCGCTCCagtacttttttttctttgaacTTGTAATTTGAAAAGGATATTACAGTATCTAATTCTTGTAATTGCTTCATGGATAAATGTTACTGTTATATAACATCAGTCTAAGAAATTGTAAGACGACAACGGCTCTATCCTAAATGTTGAGACACAAAAAAGTAATTAAGTCGTGGTTAGCTGCCAAGAAGGTACACACTCCATTATTGACCATGTCAAATAGAATGTTTGATGGTAAATCTATTTTTCTATAACAGAATATACAAAAATTAATTACATGTACACTGTTAACCACCAATAAAACCATATCgagttatatgtatttaaaatttttcaaacatAAATTTTGACAATTAAGTTAAAATGTCACACAGAATTTACAAAGAATAATAATTAGTTAGTAAGTTATTTTAAATTGTTACAAATATTTACGTGAAGAATGCTTCATCTTAATAAAATAttgtaaattaaacaaaaatatgtAAATACCTTTCTTTAAAACCAATCAGAAGTAATGTATTTCATCCGtaacaaaataatattttttggttGTATGACAATTTAATACGTAAGTTTAAAATGTAGAGAAATGATTTGAACTAAATCTTAGCATGGGTTCTGCAAATAAAGAGAGAAGTGGGGAAGCCTAACTCTTTCTCTAACACATTCCTTGAATTGATAAAGTTAACTAAAAAAAAATGTGCATTCAAAAAATTATGAAGTATAGAGAGTATTAATTATACTAAGACGTCGTGTGAAATTAGTAATTTTTTCGAAGAATTCAAGAAGATAACATGAAGAGGAAGAAGTCTCATGTTACACAAAGAAAAATCTCCTAAACCTTGAATCCTAAACTCTAAATGAATAATTTTTAGAGtaatttgataaattttatataaatatataaaggaAATTAGTCATTCTGTTATATTAATTTTAGTAACCATNNNNNNNAATAACAATCACCGTATTCATATTATTCGGCGTATGAACTTTGGCTATTTTTAACCTTAGAGAATATCTGTATTTTCTttagtttatgaaaaaaaaaagtcaaggAAAAAAATGACTAATGAACTAtggctcaaatggcatagtccaCTATAAGAAAAAGCATTATTTTTGACGCCAAAAATCGACGGTTATTTTTGCCGTCGATATTTTTCGACGGCTTGCTGTCGATATTatcaacaaaaaataattaaaaataaaatattaaaatcgacggccaaTTCGTCGATATTATTATGGTGAATTAACCTTGGTCCTATTATCGTCATACTGTCGACGAACGAGGAAtagaaaatacttttattttaaaatcgacaAACATGGCGtcgattttattatttaaaatatcgacaacaTTTACCGTCGATAAATTTAAACGGTCTAGATCACTTTCTAAAATCAAATGAACGgtgtaaatttaaaatataaaatagacgtgtaaaatgttttttttttattataaattaaatcgACACATATGCCGTCGATTTTTTATCGCTAAAAACACAAATACTCGCGTCCTCCTCCCGCCTCCAAATTTGAGAAACCCAATTCCCCAAATTCCCCATTTCATCCCCAAATTCCCCAATCACCAGTAACACAATTCCTCCTTGTTCTACCCCAAAATCACGGTTGCGCCGCCGTCGTTCCTCCGTCATTCTCACTCATTTCATAATTCATTCATATGAatcccattctctctctctctctctctctctctctctctctctctctctccacacaCATCACACCATCCTCTTCAATTCTTCTTCATCTTCCATATCTCTTTTCTTAGGGTTCCATTCCACGTACGGTTACCGTCATTTGCAATGCTCAATTCTACGTACATTCATTCAATTCAGTCTTGACGCTCTTTTTTTTGTTCTCATCATTTGTAGAAACACCAAAGCTTCTTCAAATCCAACCACCCGAACTCAGATTTCTCTGTAAGTCCATCTTCTTCACCAACTACTTACACTTACAGCTTCTTCTGTATATCTACTCTTCCTTAATTcacattctttctttctttcttctttgcggTGTAGTTGAATTAAAGAAACAAAGCTCGTGCCTGGTTCACATTGTAAACAAGTCCGATCAGTATGTTACTTTTAAGGTACTttcgtttctttcttttctaaaccAATCTTGAATGAATATGCAAAAGTAAAAAACCTCAACTTCGAATCAATGTGCAGGTGAAAACAACGTCTCCAAAGAAATATTGTGTTAGACCTAACTTAGGCATCATCAAGCCAAAGGAAACATGTGATTTTACTggtattcttttcttcttctagttCTACAACCCTTGTATATGCATAATAATAATGGTTTCGGTAGGTCCTCTGTTCTCTGATCCTTTGCTGTCTTGTTGAGTTGTTATTGCCTtagttatttttttgtaatttgctGTGTCTTTGTTGCTGTTGCTGTTTTGTTGAATTTCTTGCTATGTTGTTGAGTTTTTGTTGTTATTGATATATTGGTAGACTAGATTGGCTATATAGCAGTAGAAACTTTGGACTTTGCAGGCTATATGTTGGTAGAATTGACATTTTATAGCTGTTTACACACAGCACCAATTGCATTCAGAAAATCATGAGCATAGCCATACTCATCTCCCCTCCAAAACCATTCTCATAGCCATTGCAGTGGCCACTACAGTTACCGTACTTCTCACCATTTTTTTTGTCATATTCTTGTTCCGTTGACAAAAGTCTTCCAACAAGAATGGAGCCTGCAAGGATAAGAATCCAAGAGGGCTTCATGACACAAGCAGCAGACTCATTGCTTCAGCAAAGTTGAGCATTAGTTCTAGTCCAGGTAAATTGCAAACACTCAATTCATTTGCATAGTAATTATGTGTTTCTCGGCATGAATTAACTGCTTATGCAGATCATCACATGAATTTGCATTTCCAATAGCACATAAAGTAAATGCTGCCAACATTAACTCAGATATATCCTTAAATGTATTAACATTCTTATTCTTATAAGGGGTAAGTTTAAGACATAGAAGCTAATGAATAAATGCTTGGAAACATTAATTTCAGATGTGAAGGGAGGATGTCTTCAAGGAGGAAACCTTAGTAGGTCACCAGCAGCACCTAAATTCAAAGGAGTACAAGTTTTCACATACAAGGAGATAGAAGTGGCCACAAATGGATTCAGTGAAGCAAATGTCATTGGTAATGGAGGGTTTGGTTTGATGTACAGATGAGTCCTAAGTGATGGTACTTTGGCAGCAATCAAGTTGCTACGCAAAGAATGTAAGCAAGGGGAGCGTGCCTCTAGAGTAGAGGTGAGTTGAGTGTGTTAGCTTCATTTAATGATATAATATATCTCTTTTGTTTTTGGTTAACAATGCAATGATTTAATCTTGGGCATGCACATACGTAAGTCTTTTCTTGAAAGATGTTGCTAATTTGCTGCTGCTCTGCTGATTAGTTCCTTTTTCACTTACTTTTACTCAAACTTATCTTCCATATTGATTGCACAGCACAGAAACAAGACTGAAGATAGGTGCTGGAGTGAAAATGGAATGGGATAGGAGGCTTAGAAAAAAGATGTTGCAGGAGGCATGTTGTTTTGAGTGGCAGAATTTAATTGCGGAAGCATCAAGGAAAGGATATGCCAAGCAGGAAGAGCTGCAGTGGAATTCCTATGGAATCTTGGATAAACAGCTGAAGCAAGAGTGGTCAGAGTGTGTTGAACAAAGGAAACAAATGGTGAGGCCACCAGGTAGCAAACGAGCGCCCAAGTCTCCTGAGCAAAGAAGGAAAACCGCAGAAGCTATTGCTGCAAAATGGGCTGATCCAGTAAGTGTTTGTATATATTAATAATACATGCAATTCTGATTCTACTTTTATGGGTTCTAAAAGAACTAGGCATAATGCAGTAGATGATTCAGTATAGAAGAGGAAATTCCAAAAGCAGAGTGAAGAAGAATCCTCCAACGAAATTGATATCAGAAAATGCAGCTTCTGGATACACCACTAAGCTACAATCTGATGCAAGtaactttctttctttctccccTTTAAAATGCTCAAATGATATAAACTAAGACTTGATGATAACCATTTTGCATTGTAATCAAAGGGTATGTATCTCAAACAATGAAGTTCGGATCTGTTGGTCTGCCACCTTATCGAGCTTACTCACTGGAAGAGATTGAGGTAGCTACAAACAATTTTGACTCAGCTCGTTTCATGGGTGAAGGTTCTCAAGGACAGGTATATATACCAATTCTATTTCACTCCATCTTGTTTTCTTAGTTGTATGAAAGCTTCTGTTTGATGAATATTCTGACACATTGCTTAAGTGTCAATCAATCCAAATTGGTTGATGCACGTGTACTTTGattcaaagaaaaattgaaatcgtaattcttccctttctttttctttcgtttcatctgttattgttgttgttgttttctgaagtgattttgaatttttgatatcTTGTTGGTTCCGAAGAAAACCGTGGTTATTTTGAAGAGTATTTTTTACTTTGAATATTTAATTAAGTAGATGAcaattttattctattcttcaaCCTTGTTGTTATAGGATGACAATTTTGAGTTGTTGGCTACTCAATCTCGATTAAGTATATGCTTTTGGAAAATTTTAGTGTTTAAGATCTCATTTTGAATTGGTGCAGATTCTACAAATGATGGACTATTTGAAGTCTGAAGATGAATTTGTGATCCAAACAAGGTGTCCAATGGTGATGAGACATTTCAGGGATGATCTATGACTGGTTTAGCACCATTAGAGAGAATAATGAGAGAAGGATTTGGTGAATAAGAGCTAGCAATGACCTTGTCAGAATATTTAG
The DNA window shown above is from Arachis ipaensis cultivar K30076 chromosome B08, Araip1.1, whole genome shotgun sequence and carries:
- the LOC107614523 gene encoding uncharacterized protein LOC107614523 yields the protein MEWDRRLRKKMLQEACCFEWQNLIAEASRKGYAKQEELQWNSYGILDKQLKQEWSECVEQRKQMVRPPGSKRAPKSPEQRRKTAEAIAAKWADPMIQYRRGNSKSRVKKNPPTKLISENAASGYTTKLQSDARYVSQTMKFGSVGLPPYRAYSLEEIEVATNNFDSARFMGEGSQGQILQMMDYLKSEDEFVIQTRCPMVMRHFRDDL